One genomic window of Vibrio mangrovi includes the following:
- the betI gene encoding transcriptional regulator BetI — protein MPKIGMPDIRKPQLVRATMNVIERVGLHGASVSLISKEAGVSAGIINHYFGGKQGLLEETMRAILREHSRTITSALKALPKHAHYERINAIIDGNFKGFQAESEVVKTWLAFWSYSMHDPQLHRLQRVNEKRLISHLKIELKALIPQQQVLPVALGIAALVDGIWLRGALNPLGIDAGLARTMINDYLDKQISYYNDLQLG, from the coding sequence ATGCCCAAAATCGGCATGCCAGATATCCGTAAACCGCAACTTGTCCGGGCAACGATGAATGTGATCGAACGAGTCGGGTTACATGGAGCAAGTGTCTCGCTCATCAGCAAAGAGGCCGGGGTTTCCGCCGGAATCATCAATCACTATTTCGGAGGAAAACAAGGACTGCTTGAAGAAACGATGCGTGCAATTCTGCGTGAACATTCCCGAACCATAACATCAGCTTTGAAAGCGTTGCCGAAACATGCACATTACGAACGCATCAATGCCATTATTGATGGCAACTTCAAAGGATTTCAGGCCGAGAGCGAGGTGGTAAAAACCTGGCTGGCTTTCTGGTCCTACTCCATGCACGACCCACAACTCCACCGACTACAGAGGGTGAATGAAAAGCGACTGATTTCACACCTTAAAATTGAATTGAAAGCTTTAATTCCTCAACAACAAGTCTTACCGGTTGCTCTCGGTATTGCTGCATTGGTTGACGGCATCTGGCTCCGGGGAGCGTTGAATCCACTGGGCATTGACGCCGGGCTTGCCAGAACCATGATTAACGACTATCTGGATAAACAAATTTCATATTACAACGACTTACAACTAGGTTAG
- the betB gene encoding betaine-aldehyde dehydrogenase translates to MEIKSLYIHGKRCDATSGETFTSVNPATGEVLAVLGQASSQDIEDAVESAKKGFALWSSMTAVERSRILLKAVDILRERNDELAELEVLDTGKPLQEAITVDIATGADVIEYYAGLAPTLVGTQQPLTPNQFFYTRQEPLGICAGIGAWNYPIQIAMWKSAPALAAGNAMIFKPSEETPLTALQLAEIYTEAGVPAGVFNVVQGDGQVGEQLTTHPDIAKISFTGEIETGKKVMANSARTLKSVTMELGGKSPLLIFEDAPLDQAVSAAMVANFYTQGEVCTNGTRVFVHESIYDDFLQQLKTRTEKLVVGNPLDMETQVGALISREHFNKVMTAIADAQNSNARLLTGGFQVKENGLEKGNFVAPTVFYDCDEEMNLVQHEIFGPVMAVMKFSDEDDAIHRANDTSYGLAAGVFTRDISRAHRIIHQLQAGICWINTWGNSPAEMPVGGYKNSGIGRENGLETLTHYTQTKSVFIELGDFESPYQ, encoded by the coding sequence ATGGAAATAAAATCATTGTACATACATGGCAAGCGATGTGACGCCACTTCAGGAGAAACATTCACTTCGGTTAATCCGGCAACCGGGGAAGTTCTGGCAGTGCTCGGTCAGGCTTCATCCCAGGATATTGAGGATGCGGTCGAATCAGCCAAAAAAGGTTTTGCGCTCTGGTCATCCATGACAGCGGTAGAACGTAGCCGAATTCTGCTAAAGGCCGTTGATATTCTCCGGGAAAGGAATGATGAACTGGCGGAGCTGGAAGTTCTCGATACCGGGAAGCCATTGCAGGAAGCCATTACCGTAGATATCGCAACCGGTGCAGATGTCATCGAATACTATGCAGGGCTGGCTCCGACCTTGGTGGGAACCCAGCAACCTCTCACACCAAACCAGTTTTTTTATACCCGTCAGGAACCGCTTGGAATCTGTGCCGGCATCGGAGCCTGGAATTATCCGATTCAGATTGCAATGTGGAAATCGGCACCCGCGCTTGCCGCAGGGAACGCCATGATTTTCAAGCCTTCAGAAGAAACACCACTGACAGCACTTCAACTTGCAGAGATTTATACCGAAGCCGGAGTTCCCGCCGGTGTATTCAATGTTGTTCAGGGTGATGGTCAGGTCGGAGAACAACTGACCACCCATCCGGATATCGCCAAAATATCTTTCACCGGAGAAATTGAAACCGGCAAAAAGGTCATGGCAAACAGTGCCCGGACACTCAAATCCGTCACGATGGAACTTGGCGGTAAATCTCCGCTGCTGATTTTTGAAGATGCACCACTGGATCAGGCTGTCTCAGCAGCAATGGTTGCTAATTTCTATACTCAGGGCGAAGTATGTACTAACGGAACCCGTGTATTTGTTCACGAATCTATCTACGATGATTTCTTACAGCAGCTTAAAACACGTACCGAAAAACTGGTGGTCGGTAACCCGTTAGATATGGAAACTCAGGTTGGTGCTCTGATTTCCAGAGAACACTTCAACAAAGTCATGACAGCCATTGCTGACGCACAAAATAGCAATGCCAGACTACTAACCGGTGGATTTCAGGTTAAAGAAAATGGGTTGGAGAAAGGTAACTTTGTTGCGCCAACCGTCTTCTATGACTGTGACGAAGAGATGAACCTTGTTCAACACGAAATTTTCGGCCCGGTCATGGCTGTAATGAAATTTTCAGATGAAGACGATGCCATTCACCGGGCCAATGACACTTCGTATGGATTGGCAGCCGGTGTCTTTACCCGGGATATTTCACGGGCTCATAGAATTATCCACCAGCTTCAGGCCGGGATCTGCTGGATCAACACCTGGGGAAATTCTCCGGCAGAAATGCCCGTCGGAGGATACAAAAATTCCGGAATTGGCCGGGAAAATGGTCTGGAGACACTAACCCATTATACGCAGACAAAGAGTGTCTTTATCGAATTAGGTGACTTTGAAAGTCCTTACCAGTAA
- the betA gene encoding choline dehydrogenase, with translation MKQQFDYIIVGAGSAGCVLADRLTESGEYSVLLLEAGGSDKSIFIQMPTALSYPMNTPKYAWQFETVPERGLNGRQLHCPRGKVLGGSSSINGMVYVRGHACDFDEWENQGAKGWSYADCLPYFKRAESWSGGGDQYRGHDGPVATCNGNDMQLNPLYAAFIRAGVDAGYPETKDYNGYQQEGFGPMHMTVDRGVRASTANAYLKRALKRPNLTLIKNVVARKILLDGKRATGIEFEHNGTIQTVHAHREIISSAGSVGSVQLLQCSGIGPGDVLKAAGVELRHELPGVGENLQDHLEVYFQYQCKQPITLNSKLGLISKGLIGTQWILTHRGLGATNHFESCAFIRSRPGLKWPNIQYHFLPAAMRYDGQAAFSGHGFQVHVGPNKPESRGKITITSSDPHIKPAIEFNYLSTEQDQQDWRDCIHLTREILSQPALDAYRGDEIQPGAGINSDEEIDQWVRENVESAYHPSCSCKMGSSEDPMAVVDSQCRVMGIEQLRIVDSSIFPTITNGNLNAPTIMVAERAADFILGNTQLPRSDAPVWIAEDWQTQQRTSQPRRSSVPDTEMSR, from the coding sequence ATGAAACAGCAGTTTGATTATATCATTGTCGGAGCCGGATCTGCCGGCTGTGTTCTGGCAGACCGGCTGACTGAATCAGGAGAATACTCGGTATTACTTCTGGAAGCCGGAGGTAGCGACAAGAGTATCTTTATTCAGATGCCTACCGCGCTCTCTTACCCGATGAATACACCGAAATACGCCTGGCAGTTTGAAACTGTTCCGGAACGAGGACTCAATGGGCGTCAGCTCCATTGTCCGCGGGGAAAAGTTCTTGGAGGCAGTTCATCGATCAATGGAATGGTTTATGTGCGTGGTCATGCCTGTGATTTTGATGAATGGGAAAATCAGGGAGCAAAAGGCTGGAGCTATGCAGATTGTCTGCCCTACTTCAAACGGGCAGAATCCTGGTCCGGTGGCGGCGATCAATATCGTGGTCATGACGGTCCGGTTGCGACCTGTAACGGCAACGATATGCAGCTCAATCCTTTATATGCAGCTTTCATTCGGGCAGGCGTGGATGCCGGTTATCCAGAAACGAAAGACTATAACGGCTACCAGCAGGAAGGTTTTGGGCCAATGCATATGACCGTTGATCGGGGCGTACGGGCATCAACCGCCAATGCTTACCTGAAGCGGGCATTAAAGCGACCAAACCTGACCCTGATAAAAAATGTGGTTGCCAGAAAAATCCTGCTGGACGGCAAAAGAGCAACCGGGATTGAATTTGAACACAACGGAACCATTCAGACGGTACACGCCCATAGAGAGATTATCTCATCTGCCGGTTCGGTCGGCTCTGTTCAACTGTTGCAATGCTCAGGGATCGGCCCGGGAGATGTACTGAAAGCTGCCGGAGTTGAACTTCGCCACGAACTTCCCGGTGTCGGAGAAAACCTTCAGGATCATCTCGAAGTTTATTTCCAGTATCAGTGTAAGCAGCCTATCACACTCAACAGTAAACTGGGCCTTATCAGTAAAGGCCTCATCGGTACTCAGTGGATATTAACGCATCGGGGACTCGGAGCCACCAACCACTTTGAGTCCTGTGCCTTTATTCGCTCCCGTCCCGGACTGAAATGGCCGAATATCCAGTATCACTTCCTGCCGGCAGCCATGCGTTACGATGGACAGGCAGCTTTCTCCGGACACGGATTCCAGGTTCACGTAGGCCCGAATAAACCAGAAAGCCGGGGGAAAATCACAATTACCTCGTCGGATCCACATATAAAACCTGCGATTGAATTTAACTACCTGTCAACCGAACAGGATCAGCAGGACTGGCGGGATTGCATCCACCTGACCCGGGAAATCCTTTCTCAACCAGCTCTTGATGCTTACCGTGGAGATGAAATCCAGCCCGGAGCCGGAATTAACAGTGATGAAGAAATTGATCAATGGGTCCGGGAAAATGTTGAAAGTGCTTATCACCCTTCCTGCTCCTGCAAAATGGGTAGCAGCGAGGATCCAATGGCTGTCGTCGATTCCCAGTGCCGAGTGATGGGAATTGAACAGTTACGCATTGTCGATTCATCAATCTTTCCCACGATTACCAACGGCAACTTGAACGCCCCTACCATTATGGTTGCAGAGCGAGCTGCTGATTTTATTTTAGGCAACACACAACTCCCCAGATCTGATGCACCAGTCTGGATTGCAGAAGACTGGCAGACACAACAACGCACCAGTCAGCCTCGACGCTCTTCTGTACCCGATACAGAAATGAGCCGATGA